DNA sequence from the Arthrobacter crystallopoietes genome:
CTCGCGGACGTCACCGTGGCGAACAACCAGGCGCTGTATGACTTCACCAGCAGCGGCGCCTGGACCGCCGACGTTGCCCAGATCAGCACCTCGCTGCTGCTGCATGCGCGCAAACGCGGTGGCCGCCTCACACCAGGGAAATAGCAAAACCGCGATCCCGGTGACGCTATCAGCCGCCACTGCCTTCGGTGATAGGGCCTCGTGACGGATTAGGGCAGAGATTTGGCAGATTCCGTCAGCTATTGCTTCGAACAGGCTGAAAGCCGCATTGTGGTTCCAAGAGAAACCGTTGAGACTCACATCACATCTTGAGGAACCATGTCACCCACAACTTCCAGCATTGTCTCCGCCGCCGGCGAATCCACTGACATTCTGGCCATCGCCAACATGCCAGTGCTGTGGATCTGCGCAGCCGGCGTCTTTGCCGTGATCCTTATCCAGTCCGTCATCTATATGAAGGCCGCCCGCAAAGCCGCCCCGGCGGCCGAGATCACCGGCCCGGAACTCAAGACCGCCTTTCGGTCCGGTGCGATTGCCGCCATCGGCCCGTCCCTCGCCGTCGTCATGGTGGCCATTGCGCTGCTGGCCGTCTTTGGTACGCCTGCCGTGCTGGTCCGGATCGGCTTGATCGGCTCGGCCGCCTACGAGACCGGCGCGGCGAGCATCGCAGCCGGTAGCGCCGGGGCCGAACTCGGCGGACCGACTTACACCCAGAACGTCTTCGCCATCGCCTTCTTTGCCATGAGCATGGGCGGCGCGATGTGGATGCTTGCCACTCTGATCCTGACTCCGTTGATGAAGCGCGGCGGTACCAAGCTGGCCAAGGTCAACCCGGCGGCCATGTCCATTGTCCCCGGCGCCGCGCTGCTCGGTGCGTTCATCGCCTTGGGCGTCGCCGAGGTGCCCAAGTCCATGATCCACGTCTATGCACTGCTCACGTCCGCCGCCGTCATGGGCCTGTGCGCGGCAGTCGGCCGTAGCCGGAAGCGCGCCTGGCTGCGCGAATGGGGCCTGGGTTTCGCCATCGTCGCCGGTCTTGTGGTGGCCTACATGGCGCACACCGCCGGAACCCCCGTCGCCTGATCCGCCGCCCTACCGGAACGCTCTTAAGGAACGCATAATGTCTGCATCCAGCATCTCTACCCCCATCACAGCGGCCGACGCCGAGTCGGATCTTGCCGAATTCGACCGCACTACGTCCCGTTGGGGACGCCTGACCATGATCGCGGGCCTCATCCTCTCGGTGGCCGGTCCGCTGTACCTGGTCTTCTTCACAGGCCTGGACATCAGCGCGGCCCAGCTGTGGACCGCCTTTGCGGCCGTGGCCGCCGTGTTCGCCATCATCTGGATCGTCGAACCGGTCACCTATTTCCCGATCCTCGGCCCTGCCGCCATGTACCAGGCCTTCATGATCGGCAATATCTCCAGCAAGCTGCTTCCTTCGGCCCTGGTCGCGCAGACCCGGATCGGCGCTAAGCCCGGCACCCGCCGGGGTGATTTCGCCGCCGTCGCCGCCATCTGCGGTGCCGCAGCAGTCCACCTGGTCTCGCTGGCCCTGTTCGTCGGCATCCTTGGTACCTGGTTGATCAGCATCATCCCGGTCGACGTCATCGACGTTGCCCGGCTCTACGTCCTTCCGTCGGTGTTGGGGGCGGTCATCGTCCAGGCGATCCTCACGATCAAGCAGCTGCGGATCACTATCATCGCCGTGGCCATCGCGCTGTTGGTACAGTTCGTCCTGTTGCCGCTGGTCCCGGCCATTGCCTTCCTGACGACAGGTATTGCCGTGATCGGAACCATTATCGTTTCCTGGCTGGCACGGGACCGTAAGCCCGCTGCCGCCGTCGAGAATTAAACTTTCAGAGCTACAGGAGAAATGATGACCAACACCCTCGACGCCGTGGAACAGACCGGCGGGCTTGCCCTCACGCAACAGCAGCAGTCGGAGCTGCACGAACTCTACCGGCACCTCCACGCCCACCCGGAACTGTCCATGCAGGAGCACCGGACGGCGGAATTCATCGAGCAGCAGCTGGACGGGCTGGGCATCGAGAACTTCCGCTGCGGCGGCACCGGTGTGATTGGCGTACTGCGCAACGGCAACGGCCCGGTGGTCGGCTTCCGCGCCGACACCGACGGCCTGCCGATCAAGGAAGATACGGGTCTGGAGTATGCCAGCACGGACACCGGCATCCTGCCGGACGGCGCCGAGGTCCCGGTGATGCACGGCTGCGGCCACGACACCCACACCGCGGTGCTGCTGACCGTGGCCCGCATGTTCGCGGAGTCCCGAGAGGCGTGGGCCGGTACCTTGGTCCTGATCTTCCAGCCCGGTGAGGAGACCGCCGCCGGTGCGGCCGCCATGGTGGCTGACGGACTGTGGGAGCGCGCGCCGAAACCGGAAATCGTCTACGGCCAGCACGTCATGCCCGGGCTTGCCGGGACGGTCTCGCTCTCGGTCGGCAGTGCCATGGCCATGGCAGACTCGCTCAAGGTCACCGTGCACGGCCGCCAGTCCCACGGCTCGCAGCCGCAGGATTCCATCGATCCGGTCGTCCTGGGCGCCCACATGGTGGTTCGGCTGCAGACAATCGTCTCGCGCGAACTGGATCCCCGGCAGGCTGCCGTGGTCACCGTCGGCACTTTCCACGGCGGATTGAAAGAGAACATCATCCCCGCGTATGCGGAGTTCACCCTGAACATCCGCACCTTCGACGACGGTGTCCGTGCCCAGGTGCTGGCCGCGGTGCGGCGCATCATCTCGGCCGAGGCCGCCGCCTCCGGAGCGCCCGAGCCGGAGATCGAGGAGCTGTACACCTTCCCTGCCTGCTACAACGAGCCGGCCGAGGCCGAAGGCTTGGCCGAGGTGTTGCGGGGCGCAGTCGGGCAGGATGCGGTCTCCGTCGTGCCGGCGCTGATGGGCAGCGAGGACTTCGGCCATCTGGCCGCAGCCATCGATGTGCCGGCCGTGTACTGGTTCTTCGGCGGCCACTCCGCGGAAGTGGTGAACGGCGAGGGGCCGGTTCCGATGAACCATTCGCCGTTCTTTGCGCCGGTCATGGAGCCCACGCTCTCCACGGGCGTCAAGGCCGCTGTGGCAGCTTTGCAGTCGCGGCTGGGCCGCTAAAACCGGGTTCTAAGTCTGGTTCTAAATAACGACGGCGAGGGGCGGGCTTCTGCTTCAAGCCCGCCCCTCCGTCGGCTCCAGGCCATCAGCAACGCGGTCAGCACGGCGGCAGCCAGATGGAAATGCAGCATCAGCATGACGTATTCGCCGTGGGATCCGGCATGCTCGGTTGCGATTCTGGCCGTGGCCG
Encoded proteins:
- a CDS encoding DUF5058 family protein; the protein is MSPTTSSIVSAAGESTDILAIANMPVLWICAAGVFAVILIQSVIYMKAARKAAPAAEITGPELKTAFRSGAIAAIGPSLAVVMVAIALLAVFGTPAVLVRIGLIGSAAYETGAASIAAGSAGAELGGPTYTQNVFAIAFFAMSMGGAMWMLATLILTPLMKRGGTKLAKVNPAAMSIVPGAALLGAFIALGVAEVPKSMIHVYALLTSAAVMGLCAAVGRSRKRAWLREWGLGFAIVAGLVVAYMAHTAGTPVA
- a CDS encoding amidohydrolase — its product is MTNTLDAVEQTGGLALTQQQQSELHELYRHLHAHPELSMQEHRTAEFIEQQLDGLGIENFRCGGTGVIGVLRNGNGPVVGFRADTDGLPIKEDTGLEYASTDTGILPDGAEVPVMHGCGHDTHTAVLLTVARMFAESREAWAGTLVLIFQPGEETAAGAAAMVADGLWERAPKPEIVYGQHVMPGLAGTVSLSVGSAMAMADSLKVTVHGRQSHGSQPQDSIDPVVLGAHMVVRLQTIVSRELDPRQAAVVTVGTFHGGLKENIIPAYAEFTLNIRTFDDGVRAQVLAAVRRIISAEAAASGAPEPEIEELYTFPACYNEPAEAEGLAEVLRGAVGQDAVSVVPALMGSEDFGHLAAAIDVPAVYWFFGGHSAEVVNGEGPVPMNHSPFFAPVMEPTLSTGVKAAVAALQSRLGR